One Ricinus communis isolate WT05 ecotype wild-type chromosome 2, ASM1957865v1, whole genome shotgun sequence DNA segment encodes these proteins:
- the LOC8288070 gene encoding probable beta-1,4-xylosyltransferase IRX9H, protein MASIRRTLSPAYHDRTYQNGAAAAAAAATSSPLSLSSSSSQKIFTKHSSSTFFNFNAFQKFLASIFLQKRQRFRGSFYRCLIFFILGFFLGMFLFGHVDNDVQNHDFSFEMKPPHVNVQLDDNDNHSIKHKRDDFAVSLGVVDQNRFDYIPKKQLIVITPTYNRALQAYYLNRLGQVLRLVQPPLLWIVVEMKTASLETAEMLRRTGVMYRHLVCDKNLSNVKDRGVYQRNAAFEHIERHRLDGIVYFADDDNVYSIDLFESLRETSRFGTWPVAMLAQSKNKAILEGPVCNGTQVIGWHTNEKSKRLRRFHVDMSGFAFNSTIFWDPKRWRRPSSNSIRQLDTVKEGFQETTFIEQVVEDESQMEGVPPGCSRVLNWHLHLDAQGLVYPTGWLFQKNLDVIIPIQ, encoded by the exons ATGGCATCTATTCGTCGTACGCTATCGCCAGCCTATCACGACCGTACTTATCAAAACGGCGCCGCCGCCGCTGCTGCTGCAGCCACCAGCTCTCCGTTATCACTCTCTTCTTCGTCTTCTCAAAAGATTTTCACTAAACACTCTTCTTCCACATTCTTCAATTTCAACGCTTTCCAAAAATTCCTCGCatctatttttcttcaaaaacgTCAGCGCTTTCGCGGATCATTTTACCGatgcttaatttttttcattttagggTTCTTTTTAGGTATGTTCTTGTTTGGCCACGTGGATAATGATGTCCAAAATCATGATTTCTCTTTTGAGATGAAACCGCCTCATGTCAATGTTCAATTAGACGACAATGACAATCACAGCATTAAACACAAACGCGACGATTTCGCTGTGAGTTTAGGTGTTGTTGATCAAAACAGATTTGATTACATTCCTAAAAAGCAACTAATCGTGATTACGCCTACGTATAATCGGGCTTTGCAAGCATATTATTTGAATAGATTAGGGCAGGTATTGAGGCTAGTGCAGCCTCCGTTGTTATGGATAGTTGTGGAAATGAAAACGGCGTCGTTAGAGACGGCAGAGATGTTGAGGAGGACGGGGGTGATGTATAGGCATTTGGTGTGTGATAAGAATTTGAGTAATGTGAAGGATAGAGGGGTTTATCAAAGGAATGCAGCGTTTGAGCATATAGAAAGGCACAGGCTTGATGGGATTGTTTACTTTGCCGATGATGATAATGTGTATTCTATTGACTTGTTCGAAAGTTTGAGAGAAACCAG TCGATTTGGCACTTGGCCTGTTGCAATGCTTGcacaaagtaaaaataaagcaattcTGGAAGGTCCAGTTTGCAATGGGACTCAGGTAATTGGATGGCACACCaatgaaaaaagtaaaagactTCGAAGGTTTCATGTCGATATGTCAGGGTTTGCTTTTAACAGCACCATTTTCTGGGACCCAAAGAGATGGCGGCGCCCCTCTTCAAATTCAATTCGACAATTAGACACAGTAAAGGAGGGTTTCCAA GAGACCACATTCATAGAGCAAGTGGTGGAAGATGAAAGTCAAATGGAAGGCGTTCCTCCTGGTTGTTCAAGGGTACTGAATTGGCATCTTCATTTAGATGCCCAAGGTCTTGTCTATCCAACAGGTTGGCTGTTTCAGAAGAACCTTGATGTCATCATCCCCATTCAATGA